The genomic DNA atttgcctctctctctctccatttagtTGAAAGATTTGATCCTCCGTTACCCCTCTCCTTGGTGATGTTTTCCTTCATCTGAGCTGGATTCAGTTGCCTCCGCTGTTTAATTCTGTAAATCTGATTTTTATCCATCGTAGTCCCATCATCACTGTCTTCACTAGAAGAATGTCTGTCATGGCACACACTCTTTTTAATGGAAGTTTTCCAAGTAGCTTGAgtactgaattttttaatgtgatAGTTATCTGTGGCCGTTGCTAACTTTAGTGATTCACCTTCTGAGTGCAAAGGCTCTGCTGCATGACTTCTCAAACCGACAGACTTCAAACAGCTGTGTTTGGGGTGTTTTTGCTCCATTTGTACCAAGTTGCCAGGTTTTTTGTACTGTTCCTGGTAATTTTGTACACTCGAGACTTTCAGATATTTTTCTGATAACATTTTGATTTCCTTTGTGGTGTCACTTAATTGAATTGAAGGATAAGTGGAAACAGTCTCAGGAATTGATGTTTCTTTAATTTGTTTCAACAATTGTAAAGGTTTCAGCTGCACTAAGTTTAGAGACAGTGCAGTATCTTTCTGCACAGACGTCTTCAGAAATATTCGTTCTCTTAAAGGCAACTTCTGAAGCTGTTCTACCAGATCAGTAGGGGTTCGAACCAAATACTCTGCACTGATGCAAGAATCTTCATCAGACTGAGTGGCAccagaatattttttgttttcccttgtttTGTGCTGAAGTGTACATGGTTGGCTTATACAATTATTAGATGCACCAAGCTCAGACACTGAACAACAGGCAGAATCAACACGTGCTGGTGAATTGCTGAATGAGGTTCCATCCCAATCAATGCTACCCAGTTGCAGATCAACTATCATAGAAGAAACATAAGAGGACGATGCCTCAGGGAGTTGAGTAAACTGTGCTGGTAAAGTAAGAGAGCCATCTAAAACACTGTGATACTGAGTGTTGGGTGAAGCAGTTAGAGGAAGGGTAGATACTGGGTTTTGTAACTGAACAATTACAGTGGAAAAATCTGCAGCTAAAAGGGAATCATTAGATTTGGAGATACTTTTCTCCTGTATTTGATTATCAGGAAGAGTTTTAAAATCTGACTTGGAATCCTGCTCAGGAAAGCTTTCACATGTAGATTGCAAATTCATCACAGACAGAAGATCAGCAACATTACCATCGATATTTGagtgttctttttcttttggtttatttttcttaCCTGAAAAAACAAAGAGCATACATAACAGGTGTTTCTttgtgttaaaataaaaaacaaaaattaacctTATAGTACTAGCAGATGAAAAAGAGGAGATGGGAAGGAGATGAGATCTTACTAGGGCCACAATCTTCCACTGAATATGATGTATGAACAGCTATGGAAGAGCTGATGCAGTCCTGAAAATATCTTTATTATCTGTGTTATGGTAGTGCCCACAGAGTGCTAAGCATTGGTCAGCTTTCAAACTTACTTCTCTGTTTCCTTTCCAAAACTTCCAACTTTTCCACTTTATAGAAGCCAACAATGTCAGGATAGGCAGCCTGAAACAAAGCTTCTTCCTCTACTGTAACCACAAATGACTCTGTGGGCTGATCATCTGCTGTAACATAATGCTCTACAAAATTAACAAAAGCACATTAGGGCTGAGGgcatggaggaagggaaaggacCAAAGCAAAAACAATGCAGTTCCCTTGTCTTTAACTacaattttcaaatataaagGTCAGTAGCAGATTAGAGGTCAGACCCCGGTCATGCTAAGGCCCCTTTGCACCAGTCTGTCATGGGCAGTTGAGATTCCCCAGTCATGCGGGATTTTTTCATGTGAAGTACTACCACTCTAATATAGGTGATATGCTGGGGCCAAGAAGGAATAAAACCGGAGTCCAATGTGCTGTCGTGGTCCCAAGTCAGTATAAGGGACATCTTTGCCCTCCAAGTGTGCACCAAGTGCTGCTCTGATACGCCTAACAACTGCCACAGACAACTCTCACCCCAAGCGCTGTTTGCATTTTCAATCAGTTTGATTTTAAGTGGGTGTTTTCTGCATATGTTCATAGAACAGTTGTCCACTCTGTACTACAGGTCACTTGTGCACATTGCTGGCTGCCCACTTCCTTTAAAGGGGATTTTTGTCCACTGTTTTTGGTTGCATTACAGGATAACCCACGCGTGTATAACACCACACCAACCTGGTTTTTGCCATTCAATTTCAAAACAAGGAATTCCATTTTTAACACGTGTCCTGACTATCCTGTGAAACAAAAGCAGACATGGTACCAACTTCACTAAATGATTTTGCTAAAGtaagaaatgtgaaaaatcacaaACCTAttgcaaaattttaattttgtaatctATGCAAATTAATCAGACGGAAAAAAATTCTATTCCTCTATCAGTAGATTTAGTACAGATTCTAAAAATCAgaagattttcttttaatatctgTAATTTTTTCTTTGGTGCAGGTAAATAATAAACTTCAGTTCTTGACTTTGAACATATAAACAGACCACTAGTGAATGTAAAGGTCATAAAAAGGTACCAGATGAGCATCACTGGAGAGTGAAGTCCCCCTTCTCACAAGAGATACAAAGGCAGTGATACTGAAAAATTTCTTCATACTGCCCTGCCTATGGCCCTCAACCCTAGCATGGGGACAACCTGACATAGCAGTTGTGTCTCTATTTATTAATTCCTTTTGTCTCTTTGCTCAGACTGGAGAGTTTTGAGCCAGAGAGATATTGCTTGGggggaaatattcattttatctCATTGTGCAGTTTAGttaggttgtgtgtgtgtgtgtgtgtgtgtgtgtgtgtgtgtgtgcgcacatgctGCCGATGTTTTTTTGTTACACTGACAGTTGcaactgaacagccatcagatgataACTTAATCTCGCTACTGGCAGTGGATTTGAACCAGCAACTTAGAGGTTAAAAGGTTCCACATTCTACTAACACTTCTACAAACCATTCAGTCCCTGCTTTCAGTATTTCTTTGGAACAGAATTCTGAATAATCACCATTGATCCTGCAAAAACTCACCTTACCACTTGTGCTATTGCCCATCTGTGAGCAGTCCCCCTGaactcaatggaactactcacaatAAAGTAAAATGTGTAAATGTGTGCTAAAACAGGTTTTAGGCACTATTCCTGCATATATGGAAACTGGATGAGATACACAGAAACAGAAGGGGAAATTACTATCTATGTAATAGGCATAACTCTGTTCAGTGGTGGCTTTGCACCCATGCAGGAAAGGAGAGGTAATCGGATGTCTTTGGCTATCGATGATGGTGCAAGACCAGTGATGAGATTGTCACAGGTACATACTGGCAATGTGTGTGGGTATATCATCTAAGCAGTGCACAGCCTCTCTGCATGCCCTTTTTTGCTGAATTGGTAATAGAATTTGATGGCAACACTGAACTGAAAGTTTAACAGAGTTAGACAATAATGATATTCCGTCTTGACAAGAAGTATAGTAGAATTCAACAGCAAGACCATTCACTATTAGCCATAAGAGAAAAACCAGTAGGTATGATAAGAACTTCAGCTCCCCAGCTGTAACCTGTCACCTACTAAGATTTATAGACCACAGGCCTGATCGTGCATGGACTTCAATGAGCAAAGACTCATGCCCATAGTGCTTTATCTCATGTATAGTCTCACTGAAGTTGATAAGACTATGGCTAAAAGTGAGGCTGTGAAGAACCATGTCCTATAAACTAGCATTAAAAGAAACTTTTGTACACATTTTGCTTCACACTTTATTTCTGTGTAGCCACAATGACAGAAATGCAGCACTGGTTTAAGCTTTTATCTTTTTCGAAAGGCAGCACATAGTTCAAGGATGAGGCAAAACGGGGAAGTAAATTTTACTTCAGTAAGTAATAAGATTTTCTCCAGTGACAGAAGTGAACAGAAACATGGAGTGAATTAAAAAACTTCACAAAATACATTACCGTATTGCCCGCAGCTGCTCTGTATCTGTCTGACCAGACTTTCTTTTGATCATGTCATAGTGTGTCAACAGTGACAACAGTTTCTTGCAAGCATAGTGTTTGGTCCATTCCATCTTCTCAAAAGCAAGTCTCTGTTAAGAAATGCAACCGTAATACCTTCTTATTTTGTTGTTACAGTGTCCTTAACAGTTATCTCAATGAACACTTTAAATACATATTACGTTTTATACATCGGTTTaatacccaccttatagtaagaCACTAATGATCTCTCAGTGCAAGACGGGAGAATAATGGACACCCATAATAGGATAGATATAGCAGCCTGCTCAACTGAGAGTTAAGGGAGCAGTTGTGTAATAGCAGCAGCATGAATGGGAAGGCCACATTGAAAGCTAAACATTTTCTTATCAGATTCTGATAACATATCTCTTCCATGCATGCACACCCACAGATTTTTAATCACCTTCCACCAGAGTACTCATTAGTGGCCCATTGTCTATACACCATTCAAGTAAACAGTGCCATCAGTCTGATGGAACATCAAAACAGATCTTCTGCCCTGCCAGGAAAGGTGAGCcttaggccaagtctacactgcgactttaaatcggttt from Chelonoidis abingdonii isolate Lonesome George chromosome 3, CheloAbing_2.0, whole genome shotgun sequence includes the following:
- the GEN1 gene encoding flap endonuclease GEN homolog 1 isoform X1 codes for the protein MGVTNLWQILEPVKEHVHLSSLRGKTLAVDLSLWVCEAQTVKKMIGVVTKPHLRNLFFRISSLTSMEIKLVFVMEGDAPKLKAETMSKRNELRYGSSKKPRAAKTGRSYFKSVLKECLEMLECLGLPWVQAAGEAEAMCAYLNANGYVDGCITNDGDAFLYGAQTVYKNFTMNAKDPHVDCYTMSSIKEKLHCDRESLIGLAILLGCDYLPKGVPGVGKEQALKLIGTLRGQSLLQRFDQWKGQLQRGNASVLTVNKMTHCSVCHHPGSCKDHELSGCKLCGSVKSCEPHDSQYCCLCEWHCSEQVKQTNAVEDNIRKKARGCEGFPFSEVIEEFLVNKNKLVRIMEHQRPNLLSFQRLAFEKMEWTKHYACKKLLSLLTHYDMIKRKSGQTDTEQLRAIRIVRTRVKNGIPCFEIEWQKPEHYVTADDQPTESFVVTVEEEALFQAAYPDIVGFYKVEKLEVLERKQRSKKNKPKEKEHSNIDGNVADLLSVMNLQSTCESFPEQDSKSDFKTLPDNQIQEKSISKSNDSLLAADFSTVIVQLQNPVSTLPLTASPNTQYHSVLDGSLTLPAQFTQLPEASSSYVSSMIVDLQLGSIDWDGTSFSNSPARVDSACCSVSELGASNNCISQPCTLQHKTRENKKYSGATQSDEDSCISAEYLVRTPTDLVEQLQKLPLRERIFLKTSVQKDTALSLNLVQLKPLQLLKQIKETSIPETVSTYPSIQLSDTTKEIKMLSEKYLKVSSVQNYQEQYKKPGNLVQMEQKHPKHSCLKSVGLRSHAAEPLHSEGESLKLATATDNYHIKKFSTQATWKTSIKKSVCHDRHSSSEDSDDGTTMDKNQIYRIKQRRQLNPAQMKENITKERGNGGSNLSTKWREREANLKISSNNLSMQVSPKPASVVEANSFPSPILSFKRLDSCSSLQQSKNDCNVWIDSPLPLSERLKLRLKSN
- the GEN1 gene encoding flap endonuclease GEN homolog 1 isoform X2, which translates into the protein MLECLGLPWVQAAGEAEAMCAYLNANGYVDGCITNDGDAFLYGAQTVYKNFTMNAKDPHVDCYTMSSIKEKLHCDRESLIGLAILLGCDYLPKGVPGVGKEQALKLIGTLRGQSLLQRFDQWKGQLQRGNASVLTVNKMTHCSVCHHPGSCKDHELSGCKLCGSVKSCEPHDSQYCCLCEWHCSEQVKQTNAVEDNIRKKARGCEGFPFSEVIEEFLVNKNKLVRIMEHQRPNLLSFQRLAFEKMEWTKHYACKKLLSLLTHYDMIKRKSGQTDTEQLRAIRIVRTRVKNGIPCFEIEWQKPEHYVTADDQPTESFVVTVEEEALFQAAYPDIVGFYKVEKLEVLERKQRSKKNKPKEKEHSNIDGNVADLLSVMNLQSTCESFPEQDSKSDFKTLPDNQIQEKSISKSNDSLLAADFSTVIVQLQNPVSTLPLTASPNTQYHSVLDGSLTLPAQFTQLPEASSSYVSSMIVDLQLGSIDWDGTSFSNSPARVDSACCSVSELGASNNCISQPCTLQHKTRENKKYSGATQSDEDSCISAEYLVRTPTDLVEQLQKLPLRERIFLKTSVQKDTALSLNLVQLKPLQLLKQIKETSIPETVSTYPSIQLSDTTKEIKMLSEKYLKVSSVQNYQEQYKKPGNLVQMEQKHPKHSCLKSVGLRSHAAEPLHSEGESLKLATATDNYHIKKFSTQATWKTSIKKSVCHDRHSSSEDSDDGTTMDKNQIYRIKQRRQLNPAQMKENITKERGNGGSNLSTKWREREANLKISSNNLSMQVSPKPASVVEANSFPSPILSFKRLDSCSSLQQSKNDCNVWIDSPLPLSERLKLRLKSN